The segment TTCCTACGGCTACGAGCCTCACTTGCACCCCGGCTAGCGCAGTGCCCTTGGCCCTGAGTGGCTTGcatggaagggaagggagacCGTGTAAGGTGTGCTCCTGCATTGTCTAAAACGGATCCCTTGATCTCTGGCAGCTTCCACAGGAGTCGTCTTGGAGCGGAGTCAGGATGAGTGCCCCGACCCCACCCAGACTCCTTGACCTGGCGGGAAGGCACTTGCTGAGGGCCGAAGACCTGGACGTTTCTACTCTGGAGAGTGTGCCCACGGAGCTCTTCCCGCCCCTCTTCCTGGAAGCCTTTGACGGATATCGGACTGAGACCCTAAAAGCCATGGTGCAAACCTGGCCCTTTGTCCGCCTGCCTCTGGGGGCCCTGATTGACCTGCCTCATGTGGGGCCCCTACAAGCCGTGCTGGAAGCACTGGATGTTCTGCTTGCCCAGAAGGTTCGATCCAGGTGAGTCGGTCATGGGAACCTGGTCAAATCCTGGCAGTGCCCAGGAAGACGGCTGGGCTGAGAGAACGTAGATGGAACGGGATAGATCGGAGGGTTCTCAAGAGGGCAACGAAGAAGCCTTGGTTGGCTATGAGAAATACCTTCTGGTAGCGGAAGGGTGGCTTAAATGAAGGGGAGCCTTCTAGAATATCCGCTCCCCCCACCCAATCACGCTTAGACTTACTAGAGTGGACGATCAGGCAGGAAAAGAGGGCAAAGGGGGGTGGAGGAAAGtgaggcagagaaggaagagggcaaGGCAGCTGGTGACCTCAGGAAGATTAAGTTACAGCACAGGTAGGCAGTGTGTTTTCCCAATGGGAGGCTGTGGTCTTGTTTTTTtcggtttctgtttgtttgtttgtttctgacgGTGTGGATCGTACTACATCATTACCaatctccttcttccttcttctcccagGAGGTGCAAACTGCGGGTGCTAGATTTACGAAAGACGGGCCAGAACTTCTGGAGCATGTGGTCTGGAGCCAGCAGTTATGGGTGCTCAGGCTCACGGACGGCAGCAGTGGCTGAGCCCAGGTCAATGACGAGGCAGCCCTCGACTCCACTGAAGGTTTTTCTAGACCTGTGCCTGAAGAAAAGGACCCTGGACAACTTCCTCACCTACTTCCTTCGGTGGGTGGAGCAGAGAAAGTCTTCCATCCACCTATGTTGCAAGAAGCTGAAGATCGTCTCCATGCCAATGGACAAGATCGTGAAGGTCCTGAGCACGGTGCAGCTGGACTGTATCCAGGAGGTGCAAGTGAGTTGCACCTGGAGTCTGTCCACCCTGGCCACACTCGCCCCTTTCCTGGGTGAGATGAGTAACTTGCAGAGACTCCATCTCTCCCACGTCCACGTGTCTGCCTTCAAGAAGCAGGAGCACGATCACGTTGTGCAAATCACCTCCCAGTTCCGGAGGCTGGGCCACCTCCGGGACCTCCATCTggagtctccttccttccttgaagGCTGCCTGGACCAGATGCTCAGGTGAGTGTGGTAACCTTAAACACAACATTAGAACGTCCAAAGGACCGTCTCTCACGGTGCTCTGTCCTGGGGTGTGGTGTCCCACAACCCCGCAAGTCAAGGGAGGGGGTGAAGCTGATCGAGTGGGGCCCGTGAGGTGGTAGAGAGTATTATCTGGGGGTGTTGGCCTCCCAGAGTCGGTAATTTCCTCCTAACTCGGAGGCATCTATGTTATCATGGTAAACATAGGGAAGCGAACAGGACACTGAAGTGGGGAAACGACATCAGATCAGAGCATCCCTGAAGAGAAGCTCCGTGCTCCCCAGGTCGGTGCCCTCAGTGAACCCTGTTGTAAAGGCCCTGTCTGTAAGAGATGGTGTGGTGCTCTACAGTTGGTTCCTGAGGCACGTCTCCCTAGAGCCTGGCCTGGCCAGAGATGTAGGATCTGGGGCTCCACCTGGGGCTGAAGGAAGCCTTACCCGAAACCATTTTTCGATCTCCTTCTCACGCTAATATTCAATAATGTCCACACTCGATGGAGGTGCTCTATGGCTCTCCTCACAGCATGTTCTtgcgatgccatgatcttcactcgTCCTCAGAAGGAAGTGGAGCACGTGGTACTCCGCTCCATAGATGAGGAGAGAGTGTCTTTGAGACACTGTGCAGGGATTCGGTGCCACAGTGAGGCTGAGAGCCCTCAGACTAGAATGAGACGGGGCAAATCGGCATGTTGACCCTCAGTGGATGGTCAGACTCATATCAGTCTTTGTAGCAACCTTTTGTCTATCAGCTGTATGCAACCTGGCACCCGGTTCCCAAGAACTAATTGCTTGGTTTCTCCCCAGGTGCCTGAGGTCCCCCTTGGACAGCCTGTCAATAACCAAGTGCCGGCTTACAGAATCAGACTTGACCCACGTGTCCCAGAGCCCAGACATCAGTCAGCTCAAGAGCCTGGATCTCAGCGGTGTCCCCATGACTGACTTTCGGCCTGAGCTCCTCCAAGTTCTGCTGGAGAAAGTCGCAGCCACCCTCCAGGAAGTGGACTTGGACGCGTGTGGGATCACGGACTCCCAGCTGGAGGCCTTCCTGCCTGCCCTGAGCCGCTGCTCCCAGCTCAGGGCCGTCAGCCTGTGTGGGAACCTCCTGTCCACGGCCGTCCTGGAGAAGCTGCTGCGACACACCGCTGTGCTGCCCTGTTTAAGGCAAGAGCGTTATCCCGCCCCTCAGGAGAGTTACAGACCTCGGGGTGTTCTCCTGGAAGCGAGACTTGCCCGGCTTCGGGCTCAGCTGTTGGAGATTCTCAGAGACTTGGGACGTCCCAGGATCATCTGGATAAGCCTCAGCCCCTGTCCTCGCTGTGGGGAGGATGTATGCCATCACATGGAGCCCATTGTATACAGCTGTCCTGCCCCTGCCTAGGGGGTGGCCTGTATCAGAAGCTTTCTTCTGTGCACCTTGCAACTGAAATCTAGAACGTGGGGACATCGTGAAGGCAACACAGACCCAGGGTTTCGGACATCTGTTCAACGCGAATGGGAAAAGGAACCGCGTTAGTAGGGCGGCAGAGGGCCGTGGCGGTGGCGCAAGATGGCAGGGGGGAATTATAGAGTCTGGGAGGGGATGGGACGTTCATGTACACGTGCTTTTAGCATCTGATATGAACCCGCGTGGGTCCACGTGGGAGACCCACGTGTTAGAGTTACTCCCGGGGAGAAAGTTGTCAGGAAACTGTTGGGAAATCGCGTATGACACCCCTCATTTGTGGAATCCGAAAGGAAATGACCCCAATGAACTTACTTGCAGAAACGGAAGGACTCACGACTTAGAATATGAACtcctggtttgtgtgtgtgtggggggggtgggcggggggaggAGCGGGGCGTGGGTGTGTGGGAGGGATGGTTGGGCCTTGAGGGAAGTCATGTACACACCACTGTGTTTGGACTGGATAACCACCGGGAACCTATCCTATCGCTCATGGAGCTCTGCTCAAAGTTTTGTGCCGGCCCGGATTGGAGGGCTGATCTGGGGAGAATGGGTACGTGGGTTATCTATACTGAATCCCTTGGCCCTTCACCTGAAACTATGGCAACCCTGTTAAGTGGCTACGTCCCAACACAGAATGCTTTCGCTGTTAAACAAACAAATTTTTGAAGCAGAGAACTTGTCAAGAATAAGAAGATGCTCcaggttaccaaagaggaaggaaatctaaaatgaGAGTGGATACATGCACAGATATCACTTATTGATGATGTGGTATAGCAAGAAAATTATAGGACCTTAAGAAGCAAATCTACaccaaaaaaattaatcaaatgaaataaagaaagacCCGTGGAAAATCTACTGCTGTCCTCCCTGACGTATTACTCTGTGTTCAGTTCAGGCCTCGATGATCTCAAGTCACTtactcaaaaagagaaaaacagcaccGTGCTGTCCATGGTACAAAACCTGACTATTCTCAGAGTTTCTTTATTCTGTGTGGAACatctcctttgtgtgtgtgtgtgtgtgtgcacgtgtgtgtgtgtgtgtgtgtgtgtgtgtgtgtgtgggagggcgGGGGCATGCACTAGGGCAAGTGAGGGCATGCTGGCACGTGGGCGTGTCctggcttagtcactcagtcatgtccgactctttggaaccccacggactctagcccaccaggctcctctgtgcatggaattccccaggcacggacactgtagtgggttgccattcccttgtccgggggatcttcccaacccagggatggaacccaggtctccggcatggcaggcagatgctttaccagctgagccacaagggaagcacgaCTGTCTATATCTCAGTTCTCATGGTAGAATTCAGTCAGCGTTTGCGAAGTGAATGGTGAATGCAGAAAGGATCCTGCATTACCCGGCCGCCCCCGTCAACCTCTGCTCCCTGAATCGACTGATAGAAGTGAAGATCCAAGCGGGATCAATCCAATGAGAGCTCTATAGACTGATCAGGTGCCCGTTTCTGATTGGCTTCGCAGTGGGCCAGAGGGATGATGGGAATACAAAGTCCTTTTCTGGCTCTGGAGTCACAGCTGGGTTCTCCGCAGTGTCGACGCCTGAGCGCCCTGCAAGCCACAGCAGAGCAGTAAGTGACTACCCTCCGATGAGGACGTCCTTTCCTTGCTTAAGGTAAGCGAGCTAATGGTGAAGGGTAGCGTGTGCCTCTGGATGGCAAGGAGAGTTTTCAATAAAATCATTTCTTTCCCAAGAACGCATTTCAGGGTCTGATTTGGCCTCTCAAGGTAGTTTTACCTGAATCTCATCACATTTTCATCAGTGATGTAGCTGGAATCATTTCAAATGTCTTTAGGGAGCAGACGTCATTCATGAAACACATCGGTTTGGAATTTGCCTTCTTTGCAGGGTGTTTAAAATGCGTATCGAGCACACAGTCGGCATTCGTGTTTGGCTCCTCGGTACGAGTGAGACGCGTGTTCCAAGCGGGCAGAGAGATAGCACTTTGTCCCCCACTGGGCCCTGTCTAGTGTTCCTACGGCTACGAGCCTCACTTGCACCCCGGCTAGCGCAGTGCCCTTGGCCCTGAGTGGCTTGcatggaagggaagggagacCGTGTAAGGTGTGCTCCTGCATTGTCTAAAACGGATCCCTTGATCTCTGGCAGCTTCCACAGGAGTCGTCTTGGAGCGGAGTCAGGATGAGTGCCCCGACCCCACCCAGACTCCTTGACCTGGCGGGAAGGCACTTGCTGAGGGCCGAAGACCTGGACGTTTCTACTCTGGAGAGTGTGCCCACGGAGCTCTT is part of the Bos indicus x Bos taurus breed Angus x Brahman F1 hybrid unplaced genomic scaffold, Bos_hybrid_MaternalHap_v2.0 tig00000573_arrow_arrow_8751779_8780991, whole genome shotgun sequence genome and harbors:
- the LOC113888652 gene encoding PRAME family member 12-like; protein product: MSAPTPPRLLDLAGRHLLRAEDLDVSTLESVPTELFPPLFLEAFDGYRTETLKAMVQTWPFVRLPLGALIDLPHVGPLQAVLEALDVLLAQKVRSRRCKLRVLDLRKTGQNFWSMWSGASSYGCSGSRTAAVAEPRSMTRQPSTPLKVFLDLCLKKRTLDNFLTYFLRWVEQRKSSIHLCCKKLKIVSMPMDKIVKVLSTVQLDCIQEVQKQEHDHVVQITSQFRRLGHLRDLHLESPSFLEGCLDQMLRCLRSPLDSLSITKCRLTESDLTHVSQSPDISQLKSLDLSGVPMTDFRPELLQVLLEKVAATLQEVDLDACGITDSQLEAFLPALSRCSQLRAVSLCGNLLSTAVLEKLLRHTAVLPCLRQERYPAPQESYRPRGVLLEARLARLRAQLLEILRDLGRPRIIWISLSPCPRCGEDVCHHMEPIVYSCPAPA